In one Aquila chrysaetos chrysaetos chromosome 24, bAquChr1.4, whole genome shotgun sequence genomic region, the following are encoded:
- the NAIF1 gene encoding nuclear apoptosis-inducing factor 1, with protein MAMASPPAPPAKKRKMNFSEREVEIIVEELERGKHLLINHFNAGVPLAAKAAAWHDILRRVNAVATCHRELPEVKKKWSDLKTEVRRKVAQVRAAMEGGGESQNGNGNGPESEDPTGAATAPVILTPMQQRICNLLGEATIISLPSGDCSAGDGTEIPITASATTVTLTQIPAETTYHSLEDGVVEYCTTEAPTTVTAEAPLEMMAHQHEVSAKPQELKSRIALNSAKLLQEQRVTNLHVKEIAQHLEQQNDLLQMIRRSQEVQACAQERQAQAMEGTQAALSALIQVLRPMIKDFRRFLQSNTPSPSVTTDPSQTGQQDGMIQ; from the exons ATGGCCATGGCGTCGCCCCCGGCGCCCCCAGCCAAGAAGCGGAAGATGAACTTCTCGGAGCGGGAGGTGGAGATCATCGTGGAGGAGCTGGAGCGAGGCAAGCACCTCCTCATCAACCACTTCAACGCGGGCGTGCCCCTGGCCGCCAAGGCGGCCGCCTGGCACGACATCCTGCGCCGCGTCAACGCCGTCGCCACCTGCCACCGCGAGCTGCCCGAGGTCAAGAAGAAATGGTCCGACCTCAAGACCGAGGTGCGACGCAAAGTGGCCCAAGTCCGGGCTGCCATGGAAGGGGGAGGCGAGAGCCAGAACGGCAACGGCAACGGGCCAGAGAGTGAAGACCCGACCGGCGCTGCGACCGCCCCGGTTATCCTCACCCCCATGCAGCAACGCATCTGCAACCTGCTGGGAGAAGCCACCATCATCAGTTTGCCGAGTGGGGACTGCAGCGCAGGTGACGGTACCGAGATACCCATCACCGCGTCAGCCACCACGGTCACCCTGACCCAGA TTCCTGCAGAGACGACCTACCACAGTCTGGAAGACGGAGTTGTGGAGTACTGCACAACAGAAGCCCCCACCACGGTCACTGCCGAAGCGCCCTTGGAGATGATGGCACATCAACACGAAGTGTCTGCAAAACCCCAGGAGCTGAAAAGCCGAATTGCTCTGAACTCAGCCAAGCTCTTGCAGGAGCAGCGAGTGACCAACTTGCATGTGAAGGAGATTGCCCAGCACCTAGAGCAGCAGAATGACTTGCTTCAGATGATTCGTCGCTCCCAGGAGGTGCAGGCATGTGCCCAGGAGCGACAGGCACAAGCCATGGAAGGAACACAGGCGGCACTGAGTGCCCTCATCCAGGTCCTCCGCCCCATGATTAAGGACTTCCGTCGATTTTTGCAGAGCAATACACCCAGTCCATCGGTCACCACTGACCCCAGCCAGACGGGGCAGCAAGATGGCATGATCCAGTGA